A stretch of the Lactuca sativa cultivar Salinas chromosome 9, Lsat_Salinas_v11, whole genome shotgun sequence genome encodes the following:
- the LOC111893666 gene encoding pollen-specific leucine-rich repeat extensin-like protein 1 — protein sequence MVDYRKLIPSGPHQLTPEMQSALEAADKPAKRGKKLESKKAETEGPSSPKKRKADKAAPPAPKKKNGKKMAKRPKVPTSSSSNEEGQSADEEEEVQHEGSPRGNTPPRSSTPEVQIHVPTPPPSPKQTTIPIFVAPIPPPVTSQPTTTVPLPPPIFSSATTTTTTGPSVSVNVSDTGAHTVSSDTPVTIKPLSPSPSTDFEPILGGENFDFDSTYYSPYRIPSEDNDDDAPVTKLHLKDIHDKLDKLLGSLATYSDVVLNAFLDTTLQQYTASIDNSTKVVDASTSTCKKAATKVTYLV from the coding sequence ATGGTTGATTATAGGAAATTGATTCCTTCGGGTCCACACCAACTCACTCCTGAGATGCAGAGTGCTTTGGAGGCTGCTGACAAACCTGCCAAGAGGGGGAAGAAATTGGAGTCTAAGAAAGCTGAGACTGAAGGTCCCTCATCTCCTAAAAAGCGTAAGGCTGATAAAGCTGCACCTCCGGCTCCTAAAAAGAAAAATGGCAAAAAGATGGCAAAGCGACCGAAGGTACCGACGTCTTCTTCTTCCAATGAAGAGGGACAATCAgctgatgaagaagaggaagttcAACACGAAGGCTCACCAAGGGGAAACACTCCTCCCCGATCTTCAACTCCTGAGGTACAGATTCATGTTCctactcctcctccttctccaaaACAAACCACTATACCAATCTTTGTTGCTCCCATTCCACCACCTGTCACTTCTCAACCTACTACTACTGTTCCACTACCACCACCCATCTTTTCTTCAgctacaacaaccacaacaactggTCCTTCGGTgagtgtcaacgtatctgatacgggggcacataCCGTTAGCAGTGACACCCCTGTTACCATTAAACCTCTCTCACCATCACCTTCAACAGACTTTGAGCCTATTCTGGgaggtgaaaactttgattttgactccACTTATTATAGTCCTTATCGCATTCCGAGtgaagataatgatgatgatgctccggtGACAAAGCTACATTTAAAAGATATTCATGATAAGCTTGATAAGTTGCTTGGTTCCTTAGCAACTTATTCTGAtgttgttttaaatgcttttcttGACACTACTCTTCAGCAATATACAGCCTCAATCGACAACTCTACAAAGGTTGTGGATGCCTCCACATCTACCTGCAAGAAAGCAGCAACCAAAGTAACATATCTAGTTTAA